In Fibrobacter sp. UWB4, one DNA window encodes the following:
- a CDS encoding acyltransferase codes for MPKPANYFPAIDGLRLLASLNIVMLHLGSSNALMYMSDCKWVMPIISAPAFAAGIFYVLAGFLFASKYSDPDRSIPVIPFMFSRIAKLYRLHFFMTLLMFVLIVFKMSGYTHLPAFSEIGDCASAGLAKMFHPWRSLLMHLTLTWSIVPDLGMKLNEPSWSLTSFFLCYAITPWFSRWLIKQNRRTLWILFGGVFVPGLLWAIVYGKTGNLWFDGFDAKYRFFHMFAPVRVFEYIFGMVLYRLYNEGVFDVFKKDFVSGFAQALLLLALYGSLFLMRPDMNPGYNYFIHHSLPIFIYGMFVVSLLSGKGFLAKFFCIPLVRHIGRASFYPYLIHLPIITFAWGICNLNRPKNTILLLLFIYTVSTLYMEFKVWRRKKAKAAKAALR; via the coding sequence ATGCCGAAACCAGCAAATTACTTTCCCGCCATAGACGGTCTCCGTCTCCTTGCAAGCCTGAACATTGTCATGCTCCATCTGGGCAGTTCCAACGCCCTCATGTACATGTCCGATTGCAAGTGGGTGATGCCCATCATCTCGGCGCCTGCTTTTGCAGCGGGCATCTTCTATGTGCTGGCCGGGTTCCTTTTTGCAAGCAAGTACAGCGATCCGGATCGCAGCATCCCGGTTATCCCGTTCATGTTCAGCCGCATCGCGAAGCTTTACCGCTTGCACTTCTTCATGACGCTCCTCATGTTCGTCCTGATTGTGTTCAAGATGAGCGGCTACACGCATTTGCCCGCGTTCTCTGAAATTGGCGATTGCGCCTCGGCGGGGCTTGCAAAAATGTTCCACCCGTGGCGGAGCCTGCTCATGCACCTCACGCTTACGTGGTCGATAGTCCCGGATCTCGGTATGAAGCTGAATGAACCGTCCTGGTCCTTGACGAGCTTTTTCCTCTGCTATGCGATTACGCCGTGGTTTAGCCGTTGGCTTATCAAGCAGAACCGCCGTACCCTCTGGATCCTGTTCGGCGGCGTGTTTGTTCCTGGGCTTCTATGGGCTATTGTGTATGGCAAAACGGGTAATTTGTGGTTTGATGGTTTCGATGCCAAGTACCGCTTTTTCCACATGTTTGCGCCGGTGCGCGTCTTTGAATATATCTTCGGCATGGTGCTTTACCGCCTTTACAACGAGGGCGTCTTTGATGTCTTCAAGAAGGACTTTGTGAGCGGATTTGCGCAGGCGCTTCTGCTCCTTGCTCTTTACGGAAGCCTATTCCTCATGCGCCCGGATATGAATCCTGGATATAATTACTTTATCCATCATAGCCTTCCGATTTTCATTTATGGCATGTTCGTGGTGAGTCTCCTTTCGGGCAAGGGCTTCTTGGCCAAATTCTTCTGCATTCCGCTGGTGCGCCATATTGGTCGCGCTTCGTTCTATCCGTACTTGATCCACCTGCCCATTATTACGTTTGCATGGGGCATATGCAACCTGAACCGCCCGAAGAATACCATCCTTTTACTGCTGTTCATCTATACGGTCAGCACACTTTACATGGAATTTAAAGTCTGGCGCCGCAAGAAGGCGAAAGCGGCAAAGGCAGCTCTTCGCTAG
- a CDS encoding ATP-binding protein has protein sequence MNCLQSSELTRAILSSAGIGLWMIELDEGKPPRMYADKALLLTLGLPEETLPEDLYNLWCNNVDLSYYEGFAEFVDQMTRGSMSEVEYAWNHQSRGVIFLKNYGGRNNEYTRGVRLEGCSMEVTEQVEFKMHLRELDQYSDIANTLGDGFDSIYYVDINDNSFIEFNAQGAVKTLDAENCKNFFEGLEQILEKTVYRDDWNAVKDFVNKDRMLHGLENDRTVSVSFRFFIDGQLVFYRLKAAKTPDSDNHIVVTLENVNEEELAKAERKAAANRDMAVISGLSDDFGCVVYVDYETLSEVLYRFDPLFEKLVPGWSKIDNFGKRLDVLVNTIVHPGDREAFCAATEPSKVLDAVEREHIYFVNFRLQVDGEDIYYQIKFVKDENSKNHVIAGFHSVDAETKREMASLEKAELANKAKSAFLFNMSHDIRTPLNAMIGFTDMAVKNIDDKAKALDCLSKSKLSSEHLLSLINDVLDMSRIESGKVELDLNPVDLDENGEDLVPMLKSLAEKKNVHFEFNRHDIQNRYVYVDFLRMNQVLINVVSNAVKYTPSGGSVVVDISQVPSQREGYGLYQFVIKDTGIGMSPEYQQHLFDEFSRERTSTVSKQQGTGLGLAITKRIVDMMEGSIDVESKVGVGSSFTIRIPMRIQENPEAVEQMRFAHSEQESVSFEGFRVLVVEDNELNLEISKDILESAGVIVESASDGSVAVECLREKGPDYYDCILMDIQMPVMDGFEATRAIRKMFPDKRVPIIALSANAFDEDRRKSLEAGMDGHLAKPVVIAQLEDALKKYLRH, from the coding sequence ATGAACTGTCTTCAATCGTCAGAATTGACTCGTGCGATTCTGTCTAGTGCAGGTATTGGCTTGTGGATGATCGAACTTGATGAAGGTAAACCGCCCCGAATGTATGCGGACAAGGCCCTCCTCCTGACTCTAGGACTCCCTGAAGAAACGCTCCCCGAAGACCTCTACAATCTGTGGTGCAATAATGTAGACCTTTCTTATTATGAAGGGTTTGCCGAATTTGTGGACCAGATGACTCGCGGCTCGATGTCGGAGGTGGAATACGCTTGGAACCACCAGTCGCGGGGTGTCATCTTTTTGAAAAACTACGGTGGGCGCAATAACGAGTACACGCGAGGAGTGCGTCTCGAAGGCTGCAGCATGGAAGTGACTGAACAAGTCGAGTTCAAGATGCATTTGCGTGAACTTGATCAGTATTCCGATATTGCGAACACGCTAGGCGATGGCTTTGATAGTATTTATTACGTTGATATAAACGACAATTCCTTTATCGAGTTTAACGCTCAGGGTGCTGTAAAAACACTTGATGCCGAAAACTGCAAAAACTTTTTTGAAGGATTGGAACAGATTCTCGAAAAGACGGTCTACAGGGATGACTGGAACGCCGTCAAGGACTTTGTCAATAAAGATCGGATGCTGCATGGCCTAGAAAACGATCGTACCGTTTCGGTTTCTTTTCGTTTCTTCATCGACGGGCAGCTGGTGTTCTATCGCTTGAAGGCCGCAAAGACACCTGATTCTGATAACCATATCGTTGTAACTCTTGAAAACGTAAACGAAGAGGAACTGGCAAAAGCCGAACGAAAGGCTGCGGCTAATCGCGACATGGCTGTTATCTCTGGCTTGTCGGATGACTTTGGCTGTGTGGTGTACGTCGATTACGAAACGCTTTCCGAGGTGCTTTACCGCTTTGATCCGCTCTTTGAAAAACTCGTTCCGGGCTGGTCCAAGATCGATAACTTCGGGAAACGCCTAGATGTCCTTGTGAATACGATTGTTCATCCTGGCGATCGGGAAGCGTTCTGCGCTGCGACCGAACCTTCAAAGGTGCTGGACGCTGTTGAACGCGAACATATTTACTTCGTTAACTTTAGACTGCAAGTTGATGGTGAAGATATTTACTATCAGATAAAGTTTGTTAAGGATGAAAACTCCAAGAACCATGTGATTGCCGGTTTCCATAGTGTCGATGCCGAGACTAAACGCGAAATGGCGAGCCTAGAAAAGGCTGAACTTGCCAATAAGGCAAAGAGTGCGTTCTTGTTCAATATGTCTCATGACATCCGCACACCGCTTAATGCTATGATCGGCTTTACCGACATGGCGGTAAAGAACATTGACGACAAGGCGAAGGCTCTGGATTGCCTTAGCAAGTCAAAGCTTTCGAGTGAACACCTCTTGTCTTTGATCAACGATGTGCTTGACATGTCCCGCATTGAAAGCGGCAAGGTTGAACTGGACTTGAATCCGGTTGATCTGGATGAAAACGGCGAAGACCTTGTCCCGATGCTTAAGTCCTTGGCCGAAAAGAAAAATGTGCATTTTGAATTTAATCGCCACGATATTCAAAATCGATATGTCTATGTTGACTTCCTGCGCATGAATCAGGTGCTTATCAACGTGGTTTCCAATGCTGTGAAGTACACGCCGTCGGGAGGCTCTGTCGTTGTCGATATTAGCCAGGTCCCGTCACAGCGCGAAGGCTATGGCCTGTATCAATTTGTTATTAAGGATACGGGTATCGGCATGAGTCCAGAATACCAGCAGCATCTTTTTGATGAATTTTCCCGGGAAAGGACATCGACTGTTAGTAAGCAACAGGGGACGGGTCTTGGACTTGCCATTACCAAGCGCATTGTCGATATGATGGAAGGTTCTATTGATGTCGAAAGCAAGGTCGGGGTGGGGTCCTCGTTTACGATTCGCATCCCGATGCGCATTCAGGAAAATCCTGAAGCTGTCGAGCAGATGCGCTTTGCCCATTCCGAACAGGAGTCGGTTTCATTTGAAGGCTTTAGAGTTCTTGTTGTCGAGGATAATGAATTGAACCTCGAAATTTCCAAGGACATTCTTGAGAGCGCAGGCGTTATCGTCGAATCTGCATCGGACGGTTCCGTTGCCGTGGAATGCCTAAGAGAAAAAGGCCCCGACTATTATGATTGCATCTTGATGGATATTCAAATGCCTGTGATGGATGGTTTCGAGGCGACCCGTGCAATCCGTAAAATGTTCCCGGACAAGCGTGTTCCGATTATCGCCCTTTCGGCAAACGCCTTCGATGAAGACCGCCGCAAATCCCTTGAAGCGGGTATGGACGGCCACTTGGCAAAACCCGTCGTCATTGCACAACTCGAAGACGCGTTGAAGAAGTATCTTCGGCACTGA